One window from the genome of Actinoplanes teichomyceticus ATCC 31121 encodes:
- the lspA gene encoding signal peptidase II: protein MQATGGKTLNAEKATRFAPRAVAVLGATALVALAVDQWVKHLSTENLDPDEPVRILGGLIYLSLLRNSGAAFSFGSAYTWVFPVITLVVVGWIAWMASRLRSVPWAVALGLVLGGALGNLTDRLFRAPGPFQGHVVDMISAFAPYGERFAVFNIADSCLTVGVCLAVILELTGRQRDGSRLRSTSTSGTEADTGATTGTEERA from the coding sequence TTGCAAGCAACTGGAGGAAAGACGCTGAACGCCGAAAAGGCCACCCGGTTCGCTCCGCGCGCGGTGGCGGTGCTGGGCGCCACCGCGCTGGTCGCGCTGGCGGTCGACCAGTGGGTGAAACACCTCTCCACCGAGAATCTGGACCCGGACGAGCCGGTCCGGATCCTCGGTGGCCTGATCTATCTGTCGCTGCTGCGCAACAGCGGGGCGGCGTTCAGCTTCGGCAGCGCGTACACCTGGGTGTTCCCGGTGATCACGCTGGTGGTGGTGGGCTGGATCGCCTGGATGGCGAGCCGGCTGCGCTCGGTGCCCTGGGCGGTGGCGCTCGGGCTGGTGCTCGGCGGCGCGCTGGGCAACCTGACCGACCGGCTGTTCCGGGCGCCCGGCCCGTTCCAGGGGCACGTGGTCGACATGATCAGCGCGTTCGCGCCGTACGGTGAGCGGTTCGCGGTCTTCAACATCGCGGACAGCTGCCTGACCGTCGGCGTCTGCCTCGCGGTGATCCTGGAGTTGACCGGCCGGCAGCGCGACGGCAGCCGGTTGCGCAGCACGAGCACGAGCGGGACGGAAGCCGACACCGGCGCCACGACCGGGACGGAGGAGCGGGCATGA
- a CDS encoding RluA family pseudouridine synthase → MSGTRSLPVPDGLDGMRLDQAVSRLFGLSRTAAATLVEAGDALVDGIPRPKSDKVTAGAWLEVTLPAPVTAPVLVAEPVHGMSVIYSDDDIVVVDKPVGVAAHPSPGWTGPTVVSGLAAMGQNVATSGAAERQGIVHRLDVGTTGLMVVAKSEMAYSVLKRAFKEREVEKRYHAVVQGHLDPLRGTIDAPIDRHPTADYKFAVMSEGKPSVTHYDTVEAFRAASLVDVRLETGRTHQIRVHFSALRHPCVGDLTYGADPTLAARVRLNRQWLHARELAFLHPRTHDEVRFVSEYPDDLKYALDVLQDAG, encoded by the coding sequence ATGAGCGGGACGCGTTCCCTTCCGGTGCCGGACGGGCTCGACGGGATGCGGCTGGACCAGGCCGTCTCCCGGCTGTTCGGGCTGTCCCGGACGGCCGCGGCGACGCTGGTCGAGGCCGGTGACGCGCTGGTCGACGGCATCCCCCGGCCGAAGTCGGACAAGGTGACCGCCGGCGCGTGGCTCGAGGTGACCCTGCCCGCCCCGGTCACCGCGCCGGTGCTGGTGGCCGAGCCGGTGCACGGGATGTCGGTGATCTACAGCGACGACGACATCGTGGTGGTCGACAAGCCGGTCGGCGTGGCCGCGCACCCGAGCCCCGGCTGGACCGGGCCGACCGTGGTCAGCGGGCTGGCCGCGATGGGGCAGAACGTGGCGACCAGCGGCGCCGCCGAGCGCCAGGGCATCGTGCACCGCCTGGACGTGGGCACCACCGGACTGATGGTGGTGGCCAAGTCCGAGATGGCGTACAGCGTGCTGAAGCGGGCGTTCAAGGAGCGCGAGGTGGAGAAGCGCTACCACGCCGTGGTGCAGGGGCACCTGGATCCGCTGCGCGGCACGATCGACGCGCCGATCGACCGGCACCCGACCGCCGACTACAAGTTCGCGGTGATGAGTGAGGGCAAGCCCAGCGTCACGCACTACGACACGGTGGAGGCGTTCCGCGCGGCCAGCCTGGTCGACGTGCGGCTGGAGACCGGGCGTACGCATCAGATCCGGGTGCACTTCTCGGCGCTGCGGCACCCGTGCGTGGGCGACCTCACCTACGGCGCGGACCCCACCCTCGCGGCCCGGGTCCGGTTGAACCGGCAGTGGCTGCACGCCCGGGAGCTGGCCTTCCTGCACCCACGGACCCACGACGAGGTGCGGTTCGTCAGCGAGTACCCGGACGATCTGAAGTACGCGCTGGACGTCCTGCAGGACGCCGGCTGA
- a CDS encoding MinD/ParA family ATP-binding protein, whose product MDGTETGWGRPAEPAPRWRALLDRARHGHRAEDAEEPPEPAAVPQQWGQQAPTPARAAARPVNPLDPRGYDGQRRAPEPEQRFPGGAEPQRPLPQRPINPLDPRWQARSEQQQHSFFDPPPRSPQPAAPPPPVAAPPPAAPPPAAAAPPARSVYPPAPGYPPPAPQPNGYPQPTGYPHRAAYPPAYAPAPVSPPATTAPPPAPPLPVQPGPAQSLPAQPPTAHAGPAAPSSPAGARIEWRQTRTDDGLDRAVAVMRRKLGQPRVLAFANPKGGVHKTTATVLAAATIGSVRGRGVLAWDDNELRGTLGLRAGSARHARTIKHLLADLARIESLHGDTLLQELDAYLRHASDGSYDVLAGEENPRFAQRLDQGTVRRVTDLLRRTHDVICVDTGNNVESVNWQTVMRMADQLVITTVPREDAAFTADWMLDVLEESGMGDMVANAVTLISCPSPGALPLLEDFKKHFATRTRAVAVVPYDPALEVGSSIEYADLQPDTRQAWLRAASVMLEPFAE is encoded by the coding sequence GTGGACGGGACCGAGACCGGCTGGGGCCGGCCTGCGGAACCAGCCCCGCGCTGGCGGGCCCTGCTCGACCGTGCCCGGCATGGTCACCGCGCCGAGGACGCCGAGGAGCCGCCGGAACCGGCCGCGGTTCCGCAGCAATGGGGCCAGCAGGCGCCTACGCCGGCACGCGCGGCGGCCCGGCCGGTCAACCCGCTCGATCCCCGGGGATATGACGGCCAGCGCCGCGCCCCCGAGCCGGAGCAGCGTTTCCCGGGCGGCGCGGAGCCGCAGCGGCCGCTGCCGCAGCGCCCGATCAACCCGCTCGACCCGCGCTGGCAGGCCCGCTCCGAGCAGCAACAGCACAGCTTCTTCGACCCGCCGCCGCGCTCGCCGCAACCGGCCGCGCCGCCGCCACCGGTCGCGGCGCCGCCACCGGCCGCGCCGCCACCCGCGGCCGCCGCGCCGCCGGCCCGCAGCGTGTACCCGCCGGCTCCCGGCTACCCGCCGCCCGCGCCGCAGCCCAACGGATACCCGCAGCCCACCGGGTATCCGCATCGGGCGGCCTACCCGCCGGCGTACGCTCCCGCCCCGGTCTCCCCGCCGGCCACGACGGCGCCGCCCCCGGCCCCGCCGCTTCCGGTCCAGCCGGGCCCGGCCCAGTCGCTCCCGGCCCAACCGCCCACGGCCCACGCGGGCCCGGCCGCGCCGTCCTCGCCGGCCGGCGCGCGGATCGAATGGCGGCAGACCCGCACCGACGACGGGCTGGACCGGGCGGTCGCGGTGATGCGGCGCAAGCTCGGGCAACCCCGGGTGCTGGCCTTCGCCAACCCCAAGGGCGGCGTGCACAAGACCACCGCCACCGTGCTGGCCGCGGCGACCATCGGCAGCGTCCGCGGGCGTGGCGTGCTGGCCTGGGACGACAACGAGCTGCGCGGCACGCTGGGCCTGCGCGCCGGCAGCGCCCGGCACGCCCGGACCATCAAGCACCTGCTGGCCGACCTGGCGCGGATCGAGAGCCTGCACGGCGACACGCTGCTGCAGGAGCTCGACGCGTACCTGCGGCACGCCTCCGACGGGTCGTACGACGTGCTGGCCGGGGAGGAGAACCCGCGCTTCGCCCAGCGGCTGGACCAGGGCACCGTGCGCCGGGTGACCGACCTGCTGCGCCGCACCCACGATGTGATCTGCGTGGACACCGGCAACAACGTGGAGAGCGTGAACTGGCAGACGGTCATGCGGATGGCCGACCAGCTGGTGATCACCACGGTGCCCCGGGAGGACGCCGCGTTCACCGCGGACTGGATGCTCGACGTGCTCGAGGAGAGCGGGATGGGCGACATGGTGGCGAACGCCGTGACGCTGATCTCGTGTCCGTCGCCGGGCGCTCTGCCGCTGCTGGAGGACTTCAAGAAGCACTTCGCGACGCGGACCCGCGCGGTCGCGGTGGTGCCCTACGACCCGGCGCTGGAGGTCGGTTCCTCGATCGAGTACGCCGATCTGCAGCCGGACACCCGGCAGGCGTGGCTGCGGGCGGCGTCGGTGATGCTGGAACCCTTCGCGGAGTAA
- the dnaE gene encoding DNA polymerase III subunit alpha: MSDSFVHLHVHTEYSMLDGAARVKELIAEAKRLGMPGAAITDHGNMHGAYDFYTQAKAADVIPVIGVEAYVAPESRLTKSRIKWGRPEQKSDDISGNGAYTHMTMWARNAVGLKNLFRLNSRASIEGQLGKYPRMDFDIIAEHAEGIMGTTGCPSGAVQTRLRLGQFDEALKSAAMYQEALGKDNYFLEIMDHGLDIEKRVRDGLLEISKKLNIPPLVTNDSHYTHEEQAAAHDVLLCVQTGSNVADPNRFRFDGSGYFVKSADQMRAVDSSDAWQAGCRNTLLVAEKVDIDGMFTFKNLMPRFPIPDGYTEEEYFRHVAFEGLRRRFPDGIPDTHVQQAEYELGVIIQMGFPAYFLVVADFIQWAKNNGIAVGPGRGSAAGSLVAYAMGITDLDPIPHGLIFERFLNPERVSMPDVDIDFDERRRGEVIRYVTEKWGEDRVAQIATFGTIKAKAAIKDSARVLGYPFAVGDRITKAMPPDVMGKGIPLSGIFDKEHKRYNEAGEIRSLYETDPDVKKVIDTARGIEGLIRQTGVHAAGVIMSAEPIIDHIPLMRRATDGVIITQFDYPTCETLGLLKMDFLGLRNLTIIDDANKNIELNHGKPLDLLALPLDDKAAYDLLARGDTLGVFQLDGGPMRSLLRLMKPDNFEDISAVLALYRPGPMGVDSHTNYALRKNKLQEITPIHPELEEPLREILEPTYGLIVYQEQVQRAAQILAGYSLGQADLLRRAMGKKKKEILDKEFIPFRDGCRAHGYSDEAIQAVWDVLVPFAGYAFNKAHSAAYGLVSYWTAYLKAHYPAEYMAGLLTSVGDDKDKMAVYLAECRRMGIQVLPPDVNQSAGPFTPVGDNIRFGLGAVRNVGGNVVEAIVRCRKEKGEYTDFYDFLSKVDAVACNKRTIESLIKAGAFDSMGHTRKGLLAVHAEAIDAYAGVKRNEAAGQFDLFGAFGDTAGGPSATVAMPTIGDSEWDKRDKLVFEREMLGLYVSDHPLAGLEQVLQSNADISIAALSEDGSVQDGQVVTIAGILTGVQRRITKQGRAWASATVEDLAGGVETLFFPNTYELVGQYIAEDAIVVVKGRVDRRDDTPRIMAMDMSIPDISHNPDSKPVVLTMPFTRVTPPLVDELKDILSSHPGDTEVHVHLQRGKATEVWRLLTPRVAATPALRADLKMILGPAAVA, from the coding sequence GTGTCTGACTCCTTCGTGCACCTGCACGTTCACACCGAGTATTCGATGCTCGACGGAGCGGCCCGGGTGAAGGAGCTCATCGCCGAGGCGAAACGCCTGGGGATGCCCGGCGCGGCGATCACCGACCACGGCAACATGCACGGCGCGTACGACTTCTATACGCAGGCCAAGGCCGCTGACGTGATCCCGGTGATCGGGGTCGAGGCGTACGTCGCGCCGGAGTCGCGACTGACCAAGAGCCGGATCAAGTGGGGTCGTCCGGAGCAGAAGTCGGACGACATCTCCGGTAACGGTGCGTACACGCACATGACCATGTGGGCACGCAACGCGGTCGGTCTGAAGAACCTGTTCCGGCTCAACTCGCGGGCCTCCATCGAGGGTCAGCTCGGCAAGTACCCGCGCATGGACTTCGACATCATCGCCGAGCACGCCGAGGGCATCATGGGCACCACCGGCTGCCCGTCCGGCGCCGTGCAGACCCGGCTGCGCCTGGGGCAGTTCGACGAGGCGCTCAAGTCGGCCGCGATGTACCAGGAAGCGCTCGGTAAGGACAACTACTTCCTCGAGATCATGGACCACGGTCTGGACATCGAGAAGCGGGTCCGCGACGGGCTCCTGGAGATCAGCAAGAAGCTGAACATCCCGCCGCTGGTCACCAACGACTCGCACTACACCCACGAGGAGCAGGCCGCGGCGCACGACGTGCTGCTGTGCGTGCAGACCGGCAGCAACGTGGCCGACCCGAACCGGTTCCGGTTCGACGGCTCCGGCTACTTCGTGAAGTCGGCCGACCAGATGCGCGCCGTCGACTCCTCCGACGCCTGGCAGGCCGGCTGCCGCAACACGCTGCTGGTGGCGGAGAAGGTGGACATCGACGGGATGTTCACCTTCAAGAACCTGATGCCCCGGTTCCCGATCCCGGACGGCTACACCGAGGAGGAGTACTTCCGGCACGTGGCGTTCGAGGGGCTGCGGCGGCGCTTCCCGGACGGGATCCCGGACACCCACGTCCAGCAGGCCGAGTACGAGCTCGGCGTGATCATCCAGATGGGCTTCCCGGCGTACTTCCTGGTGGTCGCCGATTTCATCCAGTGGGCCAAGAACAACGGCATCGCGGTCGGCCCGGGGCGTGGCTCGGCCGCCGGTTCGCTGGTCGCGTACGCGATGGGCATCACCGACCTGGACCCGATCCCGCACGGCCTGATCTTCGAGCGGTTCCTCAACCCCGAGCGGGTCTCGATGCCGGATGTCGACATCGACTTCGACGAGCGTCGGCGCGGTGAGGTGATCCGTTACGTGACCGAGAAGTGGGGCGAGGACCGGGTCGCCCAGATCGCGACGTTCGGCACGATCAAGGCGAAGGCGGCGATCAAGGACTCGGCCCGGGTGCTCGGGTATCCGTTCGCGGTCGGTGACCGGATCACCAAGGCCATGCCGCCGGACGTGATGGGCAAGGGCATCCCGCTCTCCGGCATCTTCGACAAGGAGCACAAGCGGTACAACGAGGCCGGGGAGATCCGCTCGCTCTACGAGACCGACCCGGACGTCAAGAAGGTGATCGACACCGCGCGCGGCATCGAGGGCCTGATCCGGCAGACCGGTGTGCACGCCGCCGGCGTGATCATGTCCGCCGAGCCGATCATCGACCACATCCCGCTGATGCGCCGGGCCACCGACGGCGTGATCATCACGCAGTTCGACTACCCGACCTGCGAGACGCTCGGCCTGCTGAAGATGGACTTCCTGGGCCTGCGGAACCTGACCATCATCGACGACGCGAACAAGAACATCGAGCTCAACCACGGCAAGCCGCTGGACCTGCTGGCCCTGCCGCTGGACGACAAGGCGGCGTACGACCTGCTGGCCCGCGGTGACACGCTGGGCGTGTTCCAGCTCGACGGCGGGCCGATGCGGTCGCTGCTGCGGCTGATGAAACCGGACAACTTCGAGGACATCTCGGCCGTCCTGGCGCTGTACCGGCCCGGCCCGATGGGCGTCGACTCGCACACCAACTACGCGCTGCGCAAGAACAAGCTCCAGGAGATCACCCCGATCCACCCGGAGCTGGAGGAGCCGCTGCGGGAGATCCTCGAACCGACGTACGGCCTGATCGTCTACCAGGAGCAGGTGCAGCGCGCCGCGCAGATCCTCGCCGGTTACTCGCTCGGCCAGGCCGACCTGCTGCGCCGGGCGATGGGCAAGAAGAAGAAGGAGATCCTCGACAAGGAGTTCATCCCGTTCCGCGACGGCTGCCGCGCGCACGGGTACTCCGACGAGGCGATCCAGGCGGTGTGGGACGTGCTGGTGCCGTTCGCCGGCTACGCGTTCAACAAGGCGCACTCCGCGGCGTACGGCCTGGTGTCGTACTGGACGGCCTACCTCAAGGCGCACTACCCGGCCGAGTACATGGCCGGCCTGCTCACCAGCGTGGGCGACGACAAGGACAAGATGGCGGTGTACCTCGCCGAGTGCCGGCGCATGGGCATCCAGGTGCTGCCGCCGGACGTGAACCAGTCGGCCGGCCCGTTCACCCCGGTCGGCGACAACATCCGGTTCGGGCTGGGCGCGGTCCGCAACGTCGGCGGCAACGTGGTGGAGGCGATCGTCCGCTGCCGCAAGGAGAAGGGCGAGTACACCGACTTCTACGACTTCCTGTCGAAGGTGGACGCGGTGGCCTGCAACAAGCGGACCATCGAATCGCTGATCAAGGCGGGCGCGTTCGACTCGATGGGGCACACCCGCAAGGGCCTGCTCGCCGTGCACGCCGAGGCGATCGACGCGTACGCCGGGGTGAAGCGGAACGAGGCGGCCGGCCAGTTCGACCTGTTCGGCGCGTTCGGCGACACCGCCGGCGGCCCGTCGGCGACGGTGGCGATGCCGACCATCGGCGACAGCGAGTGGGACAAGCGCGACAAGCTGGTCTTCGAGCGGGAGATGCTCGGCCTCTACGTCTCCGACCACCCGCTGGCCGGCCTGGAGCAGGTGCTGCAGAGCAACGCGGACATCAGCATCGCCGCGCTGAGCGAGGACGGCTCGGTGCAGGACGGCCAGGTGGTGACGATCGCCGGCATCCTGACCGGGGTGCAGCGCCGGATCACCAAGCAGGGCCGGGCGTGGGCCTCGGCCACCGTCGAGGACCTCGCCGGCGGCGTGGAGACGCTGTTCTTCCCGAACACCTACGAGCTGGTCGGGCAGTACATCGCCGAGGACGCGATCGTGGTGGTCAAGGGCCGGGTGGACCGGCGCGACGACACCCCGCGGATCATGGCGATGGACATGTCCATCCCTGACATCTCACACAACCCGGACAGCAAGCCGGTGGTGCTGACCATGCCGTTCACCCGGGTCACCCCGCCGCTGGTCGACGAGCTGAAAGACATCCTGAGCAGCCACCCCGGCGACACCGAGGTGCACGTCCACCTGCAACGCGGCAAGGCGACCGAGGTCTGGCGGCTGCTCACTCCGCGGGTCGCGGCGACGCCCGCGCTGCGCGCCGATCTCAAGATGATCCTCGGCCCCGCGGCTGTGGCCTGA
- a CDS encoding LON peptidase substrate-binding domain-containing protein → MSDRLPVFPLSTVLFPGLVLPLHIFEERYRALVRELAARPAEPPSEFGVVTLRHGSEVAPEPGDGPAPASAPVGAADLFEVGCTAELRHVTELPDGRFDIMTVGRRRFRILDVAQGEEPYLTARVEWLPDDQLPDATAELLKPRVLTAFQHYLELLRPNAEILDQVPDDATVLSHLVAATAQLTLEERHLLLAAPDTTTRLRAELRLLNREAGLLARVRAVPVPLSDLARPASPN, encoded by the coding sequence GTGAGCGATCGGCTGCCGGTCTTCCCGCTGAGCACGGTGCTCTTCCCCGGCCTGGTGCTGCCCCTGCACATCTTCGAGGAGCGTTACCGCGCTCTGGTACGGGAGCTGGCGGCCCGGCCGGCCGAGCCGCCGAGCGAGTTCGGCGTGGTCACCCTCCGGCACGGCAGCGAGGTCGCGCCCGAGCCCGGCGACGGCCCGGCCCCGGCGTCCGCGCCGGTCGGCGCCGCCGATCTGTTCGAGGTCGGCTGCACCGCCGAGCTGCGCCACGTGACCGAGCTGCCGGACGGCCGGTTCGACATCATGACGGTGGGCCGCCGCCGCTTCCGGATCCTCGACGTCGCGCAGGGCGAGGAGCCCTACCTGACCGCCCGGGTCGAGTGGCTGCCCGACGACCAGCTGCCGGATGCCACCGCCGAGCTGCTCAAGCCACGCGTGCTCACCGCGTTCCAGCACTACCTGGAGCTGCTCCGGCCGAACGCGGAGATCCTCGATCAGGTGCCCGACGACGCCACCGTGCTGTCCCACCTGGTCGCGGCGACCGCCCAGCTCACCCTGGAGGAGCGGCACCTGCTACTGGCCGCGCCGGACACCACCACCCGGCTGCGCGCCGAGCTGCGGCTGCTCAACCGCGAGGCCGGTCTGCTGGCCCGGGTGCGGGCGGTGCCGGTGCCGCTGTCGGATCTGGCCCGGCCGGCCAGCCCGAACTGA
- the hisD gene encoding histidinol dehydrogenase, with amino-acid sequence MLNRIDLRGSRRDPRGLLPRAQLDVSVAVERIRPVVEAVHQHGFTAIREATERFDGIRLERLRVPAEAIAAAAETLDPQVRAALLEAIKRARKVHADQRRTDVTTRVVDGGTVTERWVPVRRVGLYVPGGLAVYPSTVVMNVVPAQEAGVEGLVVASPPQAANGGLPDSRVLAACALLGVTEVYGVGGAQAIAMLGHGSSGADETDGCEPVDVITGPGNIWVTAAKRLLRGVVGIDAEAGPTEIAILADETADPRHVAADLISQAEHDPLAASVLVTDSEPLVAAVEAELATQVPATKHEERVRTALTGEQSGVVLVDDLEQGLAVVDAYAAEHLEIQTRDAREWAMRVRNAGAIFVGAWSPVSLGDYAAGSNHVLPTGGCARHSSGLSVQSFLRGIHVVEYDEAALRDVAGHVVALADAEDLPAHGDAIKARFR; translated from the coding sequence GTGCTGAATCGGATCGACCTGCGCGGCTCCCGCCGGGACCCGCGCGGTCTGCTGCCCCGTGCCCAGCTCGACGTCTCCGTGGCCGTCGAGAGGATTCGTCCCGTCGTCGAGGCGGTCCATCAGCATGGGTTCACCGCGATCCGGGAGGCGACCGAGAGGTTCGACGGGATCCGGCTGGAGCGCCTGCGGGTGCCGGCCGAGGCCATCGCGGCCGCCGCCGAGACGCTCGACCCGCAGGTCCGCGCCGCCCTGCTGGAAGCGATCAAGCGGGCCCGCAAGGTGCACGCCGACCAGCGCCGCACCGACGTCACCACCCGGGTGGTGGACGGCGGCACGGTCACCGAGCGCTGGGTGCCGGTGCGCCGGGTCGGGCTGTACGTGCCCGGCGGCCTCGCCGTCTATCCGTCCACCGTGGTCATGAACGTGGTCCCGGCCCAGGAGGCCGGCGTCGAGGGCCTGGTGGTGGCCAGCCCGCCGCAGGCGGCGAACGGCGGCCTGCCGGACTCCCGGGTGCTGGCCGCGTGCGCGCTGCTCGGCGTCACCGAGGTCTACGGGGTCGGCGGCGCCCAGGCGATCGCCATGCTGGGCCACGGCTCCTCCGGCGCTGACGAGACCGACGGCTGCGAGCCGGTCGACGTGATCACCGGGCCGGGCAACATCTGGGTCACCGCGGCCAAACGGCTGCTGCGCGGCGTGGTCGGCATCGACGCCGAGGCCGGCCCGACCGAGATCGCCATCCTGGCCGACGAGACCGCCGACCCGCGGCACGTCGCGGCCGACCTGATCAGCCAGGCCGAGCACGACCCGCTGGCCGCCAGCGTGCTGGTCACCGACTCGGAGCCGCTCGTCGCGGCGGTCGAGGCCGAGCTGGCCACCCAGGTCCCGGCCACCAAGCACGAGGAGCGGGTGCGTACCGCGCTGACCGGCGAGCAGTCGGGCGTGGTGCTGGTCGACGACCTGGAGCAGGGGCTCGCGGTGGTCGACGCGTACGCGGCCGAGCACCTGGAGATCCAGACCCGGGACGCGCGGGAGTGGGCGATGCGGGTGCGCAACGCCGGCGCGATCTTCGTGGGCGCCTGGTCGCCGGTGTCGCTGGGCGACTACGCGGCCGGCTCCAACCACGTGCTGCCGACCGGCGGGTGCGCCCGGCACTCGTCCGGGCTGTCGGTGCAGTCGTTCCTGCGCGGCATCCACGTCGTGGAGTACGACGAGGCGGCGCTGCGCGACGTGGCGGGGCACGTGGTGGCCCTGGCCGACGCGGAGGACCTGCCGGCCCACGGTGACGCGATCAAGGCGAGGTTCCGGTGA
- a CDS encoding histidinol-phosphate transaminase: MTAIDDLPIRDDLRGKSPYGAPQLDVDVRLNTNENSYPVPDDVVEAIGKAVQAELRDLNRYPDRDAVALRAELAGYLGHGLTTAQVWAANGSNEVQQQLLQAFGGPGRTALGFGPSYSMHPLLAQGTGTRWIGALRDPDFGLRPEAAVAQIEEHDPDLVFVCSPNNPTGTALDPAVIDAVLSAARGMVVVDEAYTEFARPGTASALTWLPAHPRLVVSRTMSKAFGFAGGRLGYLAADPAVVDAVQLVRLPYHLSTLTQAAARAAVAHRDSLLATVAAIKEQRDRIVTTLRGRGVRVADSDANFVLFRTGDDQRAAWQAFLDRGVLIRDVGLAGWLRVTAGTESETSAFLNAAEEIL, from the coding sequence GTGACCGCGATCGACGATCTGCCGATCCGCGACGATCTGCGCGGCAAGTCGCCGTACGGCGCTCCGCAACTCGACGTCGACGTCCGGCTGAACACCAACGAGAACTCGTACCCGGTGCCCGACGACGTGGTGGAGGCGATCGGCAAGGCCGTCCAGGCCGAGCTGCGCGACCTGAACCGCTACCCGGACCGGGACGCCGTCGCGCTGCGCGCCGAGCTGGCGGGCTACCTGGGTCACGGGCTGACCACGGCGCAGGTGTGGGCCGCCAACGGGTCGAACGAGGTGCAGCAGCAGCTGCTCCAGGCGTTCGGCGGTCCGGGTCGCACCGCGCTCGGCTTCGGCCCGTCGTACTCGATGCACCCGCTGCTGGCGCAGGGCACCGGCACCCGCTGGATCGGCGCGCTGCGCGACCCGGACTTCGGCCTGCGCCCCGAGGCCGCAGTCGCGCAGATCGAGGAGCACGACCCCGACCTGGTCTTCGTCTGCTCGCCGAACAACCCGACCGGCACCGCGCTGGACCCCGCCGTGATCGACGCGGTGCTCTCCGCGGCGCGCGGCATGGTGGTCGTCGACGAGGCGTACACCGAGTTCGCCCGGCCCGGCACGGCGAGCGCGCTGACGTGGCTGCCCGCTCACCCGCGCCTGGTGGTGAGCCGGACGATGAGCAAGGCGTTCGGCTTCGCCGGCGGCCGGCTCGGCTACCTGGCCGCCGACCCGGCCGTGGTGGACGCGGTGCAGCTGGTCCGCCTGCCGTACCACCTTTCCACGCTCACCCAGGCCGCGGCGCGCGCGGCGGTCGCACACCGCGACTCGCTGCTCGCCACCGTCGCGGCGATCAAGGAGCAGCGCGACCGGATCGTCACCACGCTGCGCGGGCGCGGCGTCCGGGTGGCCGATTCGGACGCCAACTTCGTGCTGTTCCGGACCGGCGACGACCAGCGGGCCGCCTGGCAGGCGTTCCTCGACCGGGGCGTGCTGATCCGGGACGTGGGCCTGGCCGGCTGGCTGCGGGTCACCGCCGGCACCGAGTCCGAGACTTCCGCATTCCTGAACGCCGCCGAGGAGATCCTGTGA
- the hisB gene encoding imidazoleglycerol-phosphate dehydratase HisB has translation MSRTARIERVTNETKVLVEIDLDGTGKGDLSTGVGFYDHMLNQLAKHGGFDLTVRTEGDLEIDSHHTMEDTAIALGEAFANALGDKRGIRRYGSATIPMDEVLVRAAVDLSGRPYVVHDEPLLTPYIGPVYATSMTRHIFEAFGHAAKVTLHVDVLRACRPGGHPDAHHVVEAQFKAFSRALREAVEIEQRFAGALPSTKGVL, from the coding sequence GTGAGCCGGACAGCGCGGATCGAGCGCGTCACCAACGAGACCAAGGTGCTGGTCGAGATCGACCTCGACGGCACCGGCAAGGGCGACCTGAGCACCGGGGTCGGCTTCTACGACCACATGCTCAACCAGCTCGCCAAGCACGGCGGGTTCGACCTGACCGTGCGGACCGAGGGTGACCTGGAGATCGACTCGCACCACACCATGGAGGACACCGCGATCGCTCTCGGTGAGGCGTTCGCCAACGCGCTCGGCGACAAGCGCGGCATCCGGCGGTACGGCTCGGCCACCATCCCGATGGACGAGGTGCTGGTCCGGGCGGCCGTCGACCTCTCCGGCCGGCCCTACGTGGTGCACGACGAGCCGCTGCTCACGCCGTACATCGGGCCGGTCTACGCGACCAGCATGACCCGGCACATCTTCGAGGCGTTCGGGCACGCGGCCAAGGTCACCCTGCACGTCGACGTGCTGCGGGCCTGCCGTCCGGGCGGCCACCCGGACGCCCACCACGTGGTGGAGGCGCAGTTCAAGGCGTTCTCCCGGGCGCTGCGCGAGGCGGTCGAGATCGAGCAGCGCTTCGCCGGGGCGCTGCCCTCCACCAAGGGCGTGCTCTGA